One segment of Gordonia terrae DNA contains the following:
- a CDS encoding DUF3349 domain-containing protein produces the protein MDRPTLLQKVMEWLRAGYPDGVPQTDYIPLVALLRRQLTDDEVTQVSAELVRESAPPPEPISRVDAGVKITHYTHELPHEDDISRVRAHLVARGWPFSDDPGSTDGEPS, from the coding sequence GTGGACCGCCCGACGCTTCTGCAGAAGGTCATGGAGTGGTTGCGCGCCGGCTACCCCGACGGCGTCCCACAGACCGACTACATACCCCTCGTGGCATTGCTGCGCCGCCAGCTCACCGACGACGAGGTGACGCAGGTCTCCGCGGAGCTGGTCCGCGAGTCCGCCCCTCCGCCCGAACCGATCTCCCGGGTCGACGCCGGGGTCAAGATCACCCATTACACGCACGAACTACCGCATGAGGACGACATCTCGCGGGTGCGCGCACACCTCGTCGCCCGCGGGTGGCCGTTCAGCGACGATCCTGGTTCGACCGACGGGGAACCGTCGTGA
- a CDS encoding inorganic phosphate transporter, translating to MSGEMLILVLLVITALGFDFTNGFHDTGNAMATSIATGALKPKVAVGLSAVLNLVGAFLSVEVAATITKDVLKIQQTSGSEAGELVPGLSAPTALLIIFAGLIGGILWNLVTWLFGLPSSSSHALFGGLIGSGLAAIGVSGINWSGITSKILIPALFAPVIACLVAACGTWLVFAITRRIVDREKETGFRYGQVATASLVSLAHGTGDAQKTMGVIAMALIATGHLDASSVSHGLPFWVVFSCAAAIAIGTYLGGWRIIRTLGKGLVEITSPQGMAAEASSAAIILTSSAAGMALSTTQVATGSILGSGVGRKGAQVRWSVAGRMAVAWVTTLPAAGAVGAACYFIAHLFGDVTGALIIFAILVVASGYMYWRAQENKVDHENVNDAWEGEARVGEEWEEAVATEEGDTGLPLPPVIPAEIIVQHDPERST from the coding sequence ATGAGCGGCGAGATGCTGATCCTGGTGCTGTTGGTGATCACAGCCCTCGGCTTCGACTTCACCAACGGCTTCCACGACACCGGCAACGCGATGGCGACCTCGATCGCCACCGGCGCCCTCAAGCCCAAGGTCGCCGTCGGGCTGTCGGCCGTACTCAACCTGGTCGGCGCCTTCCTGTCCGTGGAGGTCGCGGCGACGATCACCAAGGACGTGCTGAAGATCCAGCAGACCTCCGGATCGGAGGCAGGCGAACTGGTGCCCGGGCTGTCGGCGCCCACGGCGTTGCTGATCATCTTCGCCGGACTTATCGGCGGCATCCTGTGGAACCTCGTCACGTGGCTGTTCGGCCTGCCGTCGAGTTCGTCCCATGCCCTGTTCGGCGGGCTGATCGGCTCGGGCCTGGCGGCGATCGGGGTGAGCGGCATCAACTGGTCCGGGATCACCTCCAAGATCCTCATCCCGGCACTCTTCGCGCCCGTGATCGCATGCCTCGTCGCGGCCTGCGGGACCTGGCTCGTCTTCGCCATCACCCGCCGGATCGTCGATCGGGAGAAAGAGACCGGCTTCCGCTACGGACAGGTCGCCACCGCGTCGCTCGTCTCCCTCGCGCACGGCACCGGCGACGCCCAGAAGACGATGGGTGTCATCGCGATGGCGCTCATCGCGACCGGGCACCTCGACGCGTCCAGCGTGAGCCACGGACTCCCCTTCTGGGTGGTCTTCAGCTGTGCGGCGGCCATCGCGATCGGCACCTATCTGGGCGGTTGGCGGATCATCCGCACCCTGGGCAAGGGGCTCGTGGAGATCACCTCGCCGCAGGGCATGGCCGCCGAGGCGTCGTCGGCCGCCATCATCCTCACCTCGAGTGCGGCGGGTATGGCGCTCTCGACCACCCAGGTGGCCACCGGCTCGATCCTCGGCTCGGGGGTGGGCCGCAAGGGCGCCCAGGTTCGCTGGTCGGTGGCCGGCCGGATGGCCGTCGCATGGGTGACGACGCTGCCCGCCGCCGGCGCGGTCGGCGCCGCGTGTTACTTCATCGCGCACCTGTTCGGGGACGTCACCGGCGCGCTCATCATCTTCGCGATCCTGGTCGTCGCATCGGGCTACATGTACTGGCGCGCACAGGAGAACAAGGTCGACCACGAGAACGTCAACGACGCCTGGGAGGGGGAGGCCCGCGTCGGAGAGGAGTGGGAGGAAGCGGTCGCGACCGAGGAGGGCGACACCGGCCTACCGTTGCCGCCGGTCATCCCGGCCGAGATCATCGTCCAGCACGACCCGGAGAGGAGCACCTGA
- a CDS encoding LLM class F420-dependent oxidoreductase — translation MTPMKLGMPINYAGDFRETINNLADFEAAGVQRIAVPEAYSFDAVSQLGYIAAKTETMELQTAILPMYSRTPTNLAMTAAGLDYISGGRAVLGIGASGPQVIEGFHGVKYDYPLGRAREHAEICRMVWRREKLDYQGKHYTLPLDEEHGGSGLGKSLKIINHPVRDNIPLLLAAIGPKNIELAAEMFDELQPILFHPEQIDAAFGESLAAGKAKRDASLGDLGIVVQATARISEDAEQIDNAKQLVRHHAALYIGGMGARGKNFYNQLAIRYGYADEAKLIQDLYLDGKKMEAAAAVPEDLVTSMSLIGSKTQVAERVAAFREAGVTCILASPTAPTHAERVAEVEHLRDVFGG, via the coding sequence ATGACACCGATGAAGCTGGGCATGCCGATCAACTACGCGGGCGACTTCCGCGAGACCATCAACAACCTCGCGGACTTCGAGGCCGCGGGTGTGCAGCGCATCGCGGTTCCGGAGGCCTACAGTTTCGACGCCGTCTCCCAGCTCGGGTACATCGCGGCCAAGACCGAGACGATGGAACTGCAGACCGCGATCCTGCCCATGTACTCGCGGACGCCCACCAACCTGGCGATGACCGCGGCGGGCCTGGACTACATCAGCGGCGGCCGCGCGGTGCTCGGCATCGGCGCATCGGGCCCCCAGGTCATCGAGGGATTCCACGGGGTCAAGTACGACTACCCGCTCGGTCGCGCCCGCGAGCACGCCGAGATCTGCCGAATGGTCTGGCGTCGCGAGAAGCTCGACTACCAGGGCAAGCACTACACGCTGCCGCTCGACGAGGAGCACGGCGGCTCGGGTCTCGGAAAGTCGCTGAAGATCATCAATCATCCGGTGCGCGACAACATCCCGCTGCTCCTCGCCGCCATCGGCCCGAAGAACATCGAGCTGGCCGCCGAGATGTTCGACGAGCTGCAGCCGATCCTGTTCCACCCGGAGCAGATCGATGCGGCCTTCGGCGAATCGCTCGCGGCGGGCAAGGCCAAGCGGGATGCGTCGCTGGGCGATCTCGGCATTGTCGTCCAGGCGACCGCACGCATCTCCGAGGACGCCGAACAGATCGACAACGCCAAGCAACTCGTGCGCCATCACGCCGCCCTGTACATCGGCGGGATGGGCGCGCGCGGCAAGAACTTCTACAACCAGCTGGCCATCCGGTACGGCTACGCCGACGAGGCGAAGTTGATCCAGGACCTCTACCTCGACGGCAAGAAGATGGAGGCCGCCGCCGCCGTTCCCGAGGACCTCGTCACGTCCATGTCGCTGATCGGGTCCAAGACACAGGTCGCCGAGCGGGTCGCGGCGTTCCGTGAGGCCGGCGTCACCTGCATCCTCGCCTCGCCCACCGCACCGACCCACGCCGAGCGGGTCGCCGAGGTCGAGCACCTGCGCGACGTCTTCGGCGGCTGA